GTTACCTACATTAGTCAAAACAGTATTAGATTTAGTTGGAATTAGGGACCCCGCATAGTTTATTGACCTACTTAGGTAGAGACTATCAATATGACCAAAAAGAATAAACTTAGGATGAAACCCTGGTCTCCAATATGGGTCGAGGAAGTAGGACAAACCAAACTGAATGAAGGACCGTAGTGTCCGCAGCTAGTACATTTCTTGTCAGTGGCACGTAAATTTTCATCCGAGCTACAACTATATAAATAAATGTGCAAGCTGTTTTCACATGTTGTAGGTTAAAGAAttcatgtttggattgcaattttctggagtttttgtaaaaaatgtattgtagtgatttgatatatgtgagataaaaaggtgattgaaaaatgtgtttacaaaaaatatagagattttttggtaaaaaatccCTTTTCAAACAAGGCATTTGTTTTTAATCCTTCCCCCGCTCCCCTCCCCTAATCCCTCCGATCCTCCAAACCTGACAGTCAGTTTCGAACCCTAATATACTAGGCGGAGCAAGAAGTTCCTAGCCAATAGCTCCAACGGCTTTTGGTTAGGTTAAAGAATTAGTTTGTACTCCTATTATGTAAATTTCCTAGTTCtccacaagaaaagaaaaagtgagcATTAACATCTACATCAACAAATCTCTCCTTccaaaatcttttcttttttgttggatttgttctttcatttatttcatatcCTTCTCCACTGTCTGTTGAAGCCTTATTTTCcttgtcttttctttctttttttaaagttCAGGGAGGAGGTGGTTGGTATTACCAATTTTAGAGGCTGTTGGCCCTTTGCCAACATCTTACAAGGTTGATGCCATACCGGGGCATTTGGTTTATTACTCGACTTTCTTGTAGGTTTGAGCTTATTTGCCCAATGCTAATAACTATTGTATTGCAATAGTTCCAAACACCAATGAAGATGTTCAAAGAACATACAATATTAAACACTAAATTAATCTTGTCATAGGCAGCATAATGTCAATGAGAAGTACGGTTGTTAATCCATgtcacttttcttttttttcgaaaaTTCCCAACCCATatttcattttctcttctttttttggaAATTAACTTCttttgatggactgatttgctGAGGTCAAGATTCCATCAACTTGGTAATAAAATCTCgagaattttttcatcttttgattCTAGGATACTCTTACTCTGAATTGGAATCGTTGATCATTCCACCAAGTGCCACGCGTTAGATTTGCACCTTGATTTCCTCCTACATAAGTAAACGGAAGATTAGCAGCATAAGCTCTTACTTTAGGTGATTAATATGACTTTAAAGTTCATTACAACTTTAATTAAAGTAATGATCTTTTGCTTGCTATCCATTATATTCGATTTGCTTGTGCAATGGAATAATTATTGCCTTTTAATTACACTTGGTACAAACACGTTCGGATTTTTCACGCGCTGGATTGGAATGACCAAAATCAATTGATTAACATGTCATATTTTCTTGAATATGATAGTTtaggctttttcttttttaggatacaattacaaaatataatgaatgacaAGTATAATTCAATTCCTATTACCTCATACAACGTAAATAACCTTTATGGTTCTCTCGAATCCATGAATCCAAGAAAGCTTCGTTCGATTTGAGAAATTTGACGAAAGATTTGAAATCCATTCAAATCGTTCTGGTTGATAAGATTGTTTGAGAAGTATTAGAATTCATAATTCAACAATTATCAGAATCCATTTTTAATACTACACAACAATTCTTGATTTACAAATTTAAATACCTCCTAAATAATCTAAACAATTAGAGGGATTTGAGAGAATTTTAAATCGTTCGTCAAATCACTCAATTTAAACGCAGAAAAGTTATtagtgattagaaaattttgaagtaagATATCAAATGTTGCTGAAAAACCTGTCTCTTGCCTTGTACGCTTTATTGGATGCATGCCATGGAGAAGGCACACATAAAAGTATATGCCTGTAAATGAATAACCCTCATGgtaaaagcaaaacaaaaaatgtTTTCGTACCTTAAAGTCTTTATCTAGcatttgcttttgctttacatTTTTCAAGAGATGCATGCATTGAGGATAGCGTAAATGAATTTGCACATGGAAAATCCCAAATTTTAGAAACATCCGTCCAACTCTACATCCAAAAGATTTGACAAACAATGACAAGTACCAAGGCAAGACAGCCCCTTGACCTAAATTACCATTTGGTCCTTGTAGaatgttttttcttttaccagggtttttcttcttttttttttttttttttgagctagCTCACATGTTAATCTCATGTTAACATTACCTATCCGACGtgtttttgctcttttttcttttttcaatgatGCGCTTTTCTATGGATTAGCTTTGTTAAAATCATTAGGGGTAAAAAATTTAGGAAGAAGTGAAACACAACACTGTAGTTTTGGGGACTAAAAGATGGAAAATGGAAGTTTAAGGAACGGTTTCGTTACATTTTTCGTGAACacgttttttaattatttttttatttcaaatatatcaaatcgttacagtacattttttttttttacaaaaactcataaaaatagcaattcCAACGGGAGGTTAATTGATGGTTTTTACCTCTTTATTCTCAATTTTACACAGTTACCATATCAATAACTTAATGGAAATGTTATAAAGTCATTAATTTATTATAGGATAGGTTTGTACATGACTGTCATAGGAACATATGCAACCTGCTTTTTGATGCGATTATTTTTTCCTTAGATAGGGAAGACAATATGCCATGATACCCTCTCCTCCTAGGAAGGCAATAATATATCGTTCCACAAAGTAGCGTGCTAGAGCTCAACAACTAGGCTTGAATCTATTAGCAAATTATTTTCTCCCAAAAAGAAAAGCATGTCTCACTCATAATTAGAAACTTCAACTTTTGTAATTACACATACGAGTCGTACAAGGCAAAAAAAGGTGATTGTATTGGTCAAGATTTCTCTAGCAGGTtagctttttcttttgttcaaatACTAGTATGCTAAACTTTCTTGGAGTTACGTAATTGGTATCATGATGAAGTTCATATAAAAGCTTTACCTATAACTGTTGTGTTTACTTACAGCATGTAGAAGAATCCCCTGAGCAATTATGTATGGCTATTAACAATTTCTAGTTCATTAATTCCATTTTTAGATTTAATGAACTTCCTCGTTGCTAATGGCAAATTTGTTGCAGTTATTTACTGCAAAATTAGGCAGCATGGTAAGTTCAAAACCTGCAGTTGCATGCATGAACTACCTCGGAGGCCAAACCGCCAAGTACTTCACAGAGACTGTGAATACTagactggaaaaaaaaaatatttatcttCTCGAGCCAATAACAAATGTACTATCAAACCTTTTTAAGTACTTTCAATTCCCAACAAATCCCACCGTAAAATTGACCACTGAAATTTCACTGTTGGATTACTCCAAACTTccatttgtaatttatttgttttttcgGCAATCTTAATCAAAATTATACGTTCCTATTTGTAGTATATATATTACCATATCTATTACATAAAAGTATTTGATGTgcaaagaatatatatatatgtgtgtatatatatgtatgtatatgtatgtatgaaCTTTACTGCAAGCACTAACAACTTTGAGTTAAATCCGAAAGTCATTTTCGTGAGCGAAGACTATCTAGCTCAGCCACTCACCTGTGAAAGCAACAAGACGAGAATGATATAGATAGAGAACTTATCAACAAGGCATTCTATTTCAGCTTTCATATCAGAAGACAAGATTGGTTAATTAGGACCATTTTCAAGTAAAATACGCCATTGCCAGTAAGCAGCCCATGTGTAATGTGTAAACAAGACGAAAGAGAATTTGATGGTCAATTTCAACTTCTATATGCAGTAAAAAGAACTTCCAGATGCGGTAGTAATTTGAGTACATATTTTGATAAAGAAGCCAAAAGTAGCTAGGATTCAATTTTGATCGtcaacactcaccaatcaagatGTTaggacatgttttggctcaaaaaaaaaaaaaaaaaggggttcacaaacaagtaaaaatattaaaaacacATTTAATCTACCTAAAAGCTTAAGACCCTGTTTGGATTGGTAttttatgagaaatttcatgttTGCTATGACTATtccttttatatatttttcaatcatttttattttattttatatatatcacaTCTTCAAAAAAAAGTACTATTGTTTTTTTTCTCCCCAAAATCTCGTCAAAAAATGCAATCCGAGCAACCTCTTCGTTTTTTCGATGATGATGACATAAAAAAATTCACTAACAACTAAGAAGCTAATTATAGTGCAAATGTACTTGGATTAACAAAATTATTACTTGGTTTAAAGATAGCACTTATacaattttgtctttttttttttaacagagGAGGATGGGATTTAAAAAGGAGGAAGGAAGGATTTTAATTGAGAATTTCTAATTCCTAGAGCCTCAATCTTATAGAGACTAGTACTTATACttcaatttttctaaaatttaattAAAGAACCTCCAACCTTGAATATCTTTTTGTTCATGAATATTCTAGGGCCGTGATAACATTGGTCCTCTttggatagaagattatttAGAATAAATTACGGTAATTCTTTTTGCAATGTGATGTGTAAGAAATAAAGAGATgattgaaaagattaaaaaaaatattaaaaaagtatttatgatacaaacaaataatattttttgataaataattcctatccaaacacacctgATCCTCAAGAACATGGTCCTCCGCATTCCATGGAAAAAGATAGATAGATGGTGATGATCTACATTGAAATGCATTTATCAGCACATATTATAGTTCTTTGACATTTTTGCTGTTTTGATGTATGTACATGGAAGTAACTAACCATTcctcaaaaaaaacaaaaacaaaaacaaaataggaACTAACCACTCGAAGGACATGTTCGTTATTTATGCATGGACTGAGCAACTCTTTGGACGAGCAGTTTAAATTGTTGTAGTACAACCCTTTTATAGGCTTTCCAATGTAGAATTTGACTGACTGTTTTTGAATTGCAGCAGAAACCAACCAAAGTTCATGCGAAGGGCATAAAATTTTCCCTCTGTACAAGACCAATCCCAGTACAACTTTTCCAGTAGTAAAATTTTCCTGAAAATTCATAAAAGAAAGTGTAACATACTTGCAAGAAAAAGTTTGCTTGCAATTATGGACCATTTGAAAACTAGTGTGGTTACATGGCTATAAAATTAGTGACTACACTAGAAACCTCAAACAGAAGTTCAAGGATAGGATAGGATATCTTCCGATTGTGTTTTCTAAAGATTGAAGGTTCCTTCTTTAGTATGAAATTTCATTTAAATCAAGAAAGTTTTAAAGGCCCATTTGGACTACTATTTTTAGGTGCAGTAACGATTtaatgtatgtaagataaaaaagtgaatgATAAATGTTTTtgtgaaaaatgtaaaaaattttcgacagaaaatcacaatccaaacagataAGGTACTCTAGCTAGTTCGAtaaacaagattttctcaattCAATAAACACGATTGCACTCTATTTTGAAGGAGTTTTTAGTAGCCCAAATTTTTACTAATTAGTAAGCGTTCTTTGCAGCTTCTtaatcttttcttcttctttttgatttttttcttttgtttttgacaaaatattgaaaatgaaaaaaaggataGAAAAGAGAAACCATGAAGGGCAAAATTTAAACCCTTGTCTAATACTAGAACAAACGCCACTTAACTGCTTACTCTTTAAGATTGTATAAACCAGAAAAGCAAATCAGAGCAGTAGTGTAAATGTTAAATAATTGAGgacattttggtcattttagtAAAGGAATTGTCAATCAATGCAAAAGGTTGATTGGCGAAGAAACAAAATCATGTTATTCCCTCAAATTTTTAACTCTATATCTTTTTCCTGTCTCAATCTATCACTTCCACCTTACTGTCAACCTCTTTCTATTTCCACAAAAGCCCTAACCTGGTCCCTTCAGACTTACCATTTACCATTATTCACTacactttctttcttctctctcagtactgtctctctttctctctctgtcTGAGCACATCCACAGACACAGATGAAGAGAACTACAGTTGCTCCCCCTTTTCTAGGAAAAATATCAGCCAATCTCTTCCAACGTTTTCAGAAAACAAAGCCATAAAAGCCAACCAAGCATCATAAAAACCTTTCAAGTTTTCTAGGATTGATCAAACAAAGCTTCAAAAGAAGCAAATCTAAAAAGAAAGATTTGCCCCTCCCTACTAAGTAAGTGTCTTtcttcccttctctctctctccatcgCTCAAATTTCATCATCCCACTATCATCAAATCACCTTCTTCGACTTCTGTACTCCCTTCTGTCCAAGCCCTTCATGGCTAACATGGAAATCAAGTAGAATTCATTCATGATCAGAAAACCCTTTACTCATCTCAGCTCagattaacttttttttttcactcaaatctGAACTATACCTTTCCTTGATACCCTAAAACATGGATTCAACTCAAGAAGTGGATTCAATACATGGAGCTGCAGACAGCACAAGCCTGACTAGTATGACAATAAGCAGCCCCTCCGCCAATAACACCAGCACTATGATGATGATAGCTTCACCAACACCAGCATCATCTTCAGCTGCATCTCCAACAACTCTAAGCCGATACGAGAACCAAAAGCGTCGAGATTGGAACACTTTTGGCCAGTATCTCAAGAATCACAGGCctcccctctccctctctcgctGCAGTGGCGCTCATGTTCTTGAGTTCCTCAGATACCTGGACCAATTTGGGAAAACCAAAGTTCACACTCAACTTTGCCCGTTTTTCGGGCATCCAAACCCCCCATCTCCATGCCCTTGTCCTCTAAGGCAAGCTTGGGGAAGCCTTGATGCTCTCATTGGACGTCTGCGAGCTGCTTATGAGGAGAATGGAGGCAAGCCTGAGACGAACCCTTTTGGGGCTCGAGCTGTTAGGCTATATTTACGTGAAGTTCGTGATTCGCAGGCGAAAGCGAGGGGGATCAGCTacgagaagaagaagagaaagcgTCCGCAGCAGCAACAGCAGCAAGCATTGCCACCACCAAGCTCAAGCTGATAGAGAATGGCTTGCCAGCTAGCTAGCTGGCTTGCAGTCTTTGCAAGATGTTCAAAACATGCACGAGATTTTGATGATCAAAAATCTCAACTTCAAGTAATTCTTAGTACTATTATTATTGTCAAGTTCCTAAGTACTTCTGCTACTTAAATGCTCCCTCTTTCCGTATCTGAGTCCCCCAGCCCCACCAACTGGTTTCAATCTGCAGAAACAATGCTTTAGTATTGGCAAAAGTTGGAGTCTGTGCTGCTGGATACTGCTTATTTATGATTCAGACTACTGCACAGTGATACTTTTAGTGGTAACTGAAATGGTCTATTATGGTTAAGATCGTTATCATGCATCGATCAATGGAGTGGATCAGTTAAAGCAGCTGTGAGTAGAACTGATAGAATATATGCTAGCTACTTGCAGTTTCTTGTATTGTTAGATCTACTACAAGAGTTTGATTGTGCAAAAAATATGGTGGTTGGTATTTGTCTGAAGAACCATTTATTGCAAGTGCTGTATTTGCATATCCGGTTCAATGTCTTTTTTACAGATATGTTATGCTTTTGTTTCTTTGGCGTATGGGAATTGGCAAATCAACCAGATACTATAGGGAAAGGATGTAGGACTTTGCAAAGATCACATGTCAGCTTTGTCTAGCACTAGTCTGTCTTTGGTAGCACAAATAGGAGTGGGcttttttatctcatttttcctcttttgcatACTTGTGCTTTGCTTTGCTGTGTAGACTCTCTGGAAATTAAACAGAAAACTCAGATGTGGTCtgattttcaatatttttgagCAATGCAAATACTCAACTACTGAAAATTTTTCGGCCCATATTATAACAATTTGCCTGAGGTTGACAAAATATATTATATTGTTGCTTGTTGTATAGCACTAGAAATTGCAAATTGAACATTTGGTTTTATTAGGGATAATGAGATGCTAGGAGCATTTTCCTCTTTGACCATTTTGATCTATGCACACAATTTTTCCTTCGACATCCTCAAGGACTAAGGAAACTTGGTGTGTGGCCTAATTAAATAGGTGGAAATCCATCACACATCTCACTGTTTGTGTCATGTCAGTCTGAAATGTTCCCCAAATGGGAGATAACATTAAATTAGTCAAGTACATCACATGAACTCTTGTAACAGTGAATTTTAGTTGGGTTTTTTTTATAGATAGTGGGTTCTTGTATTCAACTTCAGCCAATTTTAGAAATAAGACAAAATGTAAATCTAGGCCACAGTGATCATGCTGTGCTGACATGCAAGAAATCAAATGTTGCCAATAGCtcaaaactagtgaaattctccTTTGGAAGGCATTATAGTAGGCATGGTCAGAGAGTTTCCTTGATTGGTTTGATGCATTGCTACCTGCATAATTCCTTTTGGATcaccttttgtttctttttccctGTTTCATTCTGGTGAATTCCTCCACACACAATATGAAATATGCATCTCAAATTTGTTTTCCATTAGTTGTTATTAATCATTGTTTGTGGTTGTGGCTTGGATTGAAATATAAGTCATAGATCCTATTGCTCTACAATATTTTATAGGTGCTACTAGATGCCAAAGGAAAAATCGATTGCCACTAACAAAAATTTTTAGATTGATATTGTAGGGTAACATGAAAATCTTTTTTTATAAATGAAGGGACCCATAAACTGGAAGCAAGAAGATAGAAGGTCTGACTAAATGACATTTTTCTGTTGACACCATGAATTTTTAAACCAATTATTAGCAGTGGGCTTACTGTACCTGTCAATAAGATTTCCCTTTCGactaaaaatataatatttcaTTCGAGTTGGTTATCATGGTGCATCATGCAATTTACATTTGTCGGCTATTGTTGCATCTGAAGCTTGAATCTCTTGATCCCTAGCTACTAGGCATCCCTACAACTTTTAAACGTCGCTAGAAAAAGTTTAATATTCTTAAGCTCACCCAAAGGCACCAAGGTTCTAGGCTTTTAGTTGTATATAGCAAGGAACATGGCGTTTCTTGGTTCTGTAGTGGTCAATTAACCTTGTAGAAGAGTTTTGATGAGCTAGCATGAATACATTGGGGAAATCATATGTTTTGGTTCTGAAGATTATAGCAAGAATGCGCAAGAGGTCTTGCACCCTAATAACCATATGCCTGCTCTAAATATGAGGAGGAGGTCAACGTTCCAAAGATGAATAATACATCTTTAGACCGTAATTAATTAGATCTTTATTAACTTAATGCACAGTCACGTTACAATTCAGATACGATCTGCAtgaaaagtaataaaataccaTATGGAGAATGTATCTCTTCCCTTTCCTCCCCCTAATCCAATTTCGGTGCAGGTTTAGAACATATAGTTGAGCGAGCGCTCTAAACATATGTTCTTGGATCGCTTTTAGATAACTTTATGTTTTCCAATTGTGGTTTTCATACGTGGGAGTGGAATATTTATATTTTAGAGAatcctttttgtttcttctctGGCGGCTGTTGAGACAGGCATGCAAGTTGATTAGAATCGCAGATTACGGCCTTTTATATTGGTTCATAGGCGTCTAATTACTGCTATGTATTCATTTTTAGATGTTATGCATGTGCTTGCTGTAGGATTTTTTTGTAGATAGAAGACTCTAAAGAAGCGATGCTCGAGGTGCTATTGTATAATCTAATGAATAGTTTACTGGTTCAGACAATGATTGTTTGAGAAGATCTACCATATCATTAGGAGTTAATCAAGATTATCCTTCTGGAATATGGCATTGATTATTGGATAACTACAAATGTAATCCTCCAATTAGCTTGGTGAAGTCTGGCTAATCATTTGTTTGTGGCTGAAGAAGGGGGGAAAAATCAAGGTGGactgtttctttttcttatcaGTAGATTGAACGCAATATTAGGCTGGGACTAGCCATTCCTATCCCGCTCTTTCTTACATTTGGATATTTGTGCTTGTCCATTTGTCCATTTATTCCTTCTTTGGCTATGTCTGCTATGTTGCTAGGTACCATACTGGTATCTGAATTTCTTTATACATACCTGCATGTGCCAAAAAATATATGCCCTAATTCCCATTTCATTGACCATTTCTGCTCCCTATCTAGGTTCATTTTGTCTTCAGTACTAAATATTACACGACCTAAGACCTACTTGGGAACATTGGATACATTTATTGCATTATGTTATTTAGACGTGAATATGAATGGTGGGTGGTGTTCTCCACTCTCTCATCACTATGGCTTTAATTGCATTGAGcagaaattttttaaaggaaaatttgtcaaattggtccctaatattttcaaaaaaaaaacttttttagtcATTAATATTTAAAATCAGCCAGAATAGTCCCTAATATATAAATAATGCTCGTATTTGCTTATTTCTCTGACTAAAGATATCACATCTCTCTCACATGGGCataattttaaggaaaaaattgaaaaacattCGTTAATCCATGGTTTTACAAGTAAAAACAATAATATGTTCTTAGAGGCAAAGGCAATGATTCCACCAAACCCATTGGGTTCATATTACTTTTCTCCCTTTCCCTCTACACCATTTTGCAAACCTGCAGGAAACCATCAACAAAAAATAAGCAAACCCTCTTGATTTGCATGTCCCCATATCAAACCCCCAAGGCccttcttcaatttcaccatatTTCTAAAAATAACTCAACAAACTACCAAAACTCGTCTCAGTTGATTGGCACATTCTCCACCAATTTTATTGCTGACAAATCTATCAATTTTATTATTGGGAT
This region of Coffea arabica cultivar ET-39 chromosome 3c, Coffea Arabica ET-39 HiFi, whole genome shotgun sequence genomic DNA includes:
- the LOC113734299 gene encoding protein LIGHT-DEPENDENT SHORT HYPOCOTYLS 4, with the protein product MDSTQEVDSIHGAADSTSLTSMTISSPSANNTSTMMMIASPTPASSSAASPTTLSRYENQKRRDWNTFGQYLKNHRPPLSLSRCSGAHVLEFLRYLDQFGKTKVHTQLCPFFGHPNPPSPCPCPLRQAWGSLDALIGRLRAAYEENGGKPETNPFGARAVRLYLREVRDSQAKARGISYEKKKRKRPQQQQQQALPPPSSS